The following proteins come from a genomic window of Nitrospinota bacterium:
- a CDS encoding adenylate/guanylate cyclase domain-containing protein, with amino-acid sequence MKKFIQLNNLSITVAITILVMVSYLFSPRFMGRLELLMQDAFFNVRGELVPGNEVAIATIDEKSIDKLGRWPWKRTVIADLVDALTEYNVKVFGFDIVFSSPEIGITPEQLDSIRSKMNEEGIPDSKIESLLAEIENNADNDQKLFDALKRSKKAVLGYFFHFSEEGLEHLSEAEMESYLDIVAKSRYSGLKKDEGTDLKNMRLKKAYAVEATIEKISNSTKRMGYFNFAPDLDGSVRKIPLIVKYRDMVELEGEDDYLFPPLSFTVLRKYLKATILIWTGPLGIQKVALMSKDGDIEIPTNEMGEMWINYYGPGGTFPHLSIVDIIERKIPPEQLDGKIVMIGPTATAIEDLRITPFDKVFPGVESHATVIDNIIHQRFLKDPPVPNILIDFISIVLIGTVLFVTVPRLGAVTGGGLALAIAVISLLAHYILFTRYNTVFHTVPPLLETGLAYASLAIYRFIMEEKEKRYIQGAFGQYLSPVVIDQLIKDPAALQLGGQRKELTAFFSDVAGFSTISEKLSPEELVLLLNDYLTAMTDIILKYDGVVDKFEGDAIIAFYGAPLDFEDHAERCCLTAIEMQEKLALMREDWAKEGKAQLRMRIGINTGSMVVGNMGSRTRMDYTMMGDAVNLAARLEGANKPYGTELMVSHYTHNICGHLFDSREIDRLRVVGKQEIITVYELICLKGKIDPKKQNVITLYNDGLGHYKEREWKKAVDKFSEILEFDVNDGPAMTYLERALDFQLKEPPKDWDGVFILTSK; translated from the coding sequence ATGAAAAAATTCATTCAGCTGAACAACCTCTCCATTACTGTCGCTATCACAATCCTTGTAATGGTTTCCTACCTCTTCTCTCCTCGGTTCATGGGGAGACTGGAACTCCTTATGCAGGACGCCTTTTTCAATGTTCGCGGCGAACTTGTACCAGGAAACGAAGTTGCGATTGCCACTATCGATGAGAAAAGTATTGATAAACTCGGCAGATGGCCCTGGAAGAGAACCGTAATAGCGGATCTTGTCGACGCACTAACCGAATATAACGTAAAAGTATTCGGGTTTGATATTGTCTTTTCCTCTCCAGAGATAGGGATTACCCCCGAACAATTAGACAGTATCAGGTCTAAAATGAATGAGGAGGGAATTCCTGACTCGAAGATTGAAAGTCTATTGGCAGAAATCGAAAACAATGCTGATAATGACCAGAAACTTTTCGATGCGCTCAAACGGTCAAAAAAGGCGGTATTAGGCTATTTTTTCCACTTCTCCGAAGAAGGTCTTGAGCATCTTTCTGAAGCTGAAATGGAGAGTTATCTTGATATTGTCGCGAAATCCCGATACTCCGGCCTCAAGAAGGATGAAGGGACAGACCTAAAGAATATGCGCTTGAAAAAGGCGTATGCGGTTGAAGCAACTATTGAAAAAATTTCCAACTCGACAAAAAGGATGGGATATTTCAACTTTGCGCCAGACTTGGACGGTTCTGTGCGGAAAATTCCATTAATCGTGAAATACCGCGATATGGTGGAACTCGAAGGCGAGGACGACTATCTCTTCCCCCCTCTTTCATTTACAGTGTTGCGAAAATATCTAAAAGCTACAATACTTATCTGGACAGGGCCGCTAGGAATTCAAAAAGTCGCGCTTATGAGCAAGGATGGTGACATTGAAATCCCTACAAACGAAATGGGCGAAATGTGGATAAACTATTACGGTCCTGGTGGAACATTCCCGCATCTCTCAATTGTAGATATAATCGAACGTAAAATTCCGCCTGAGCAACTTGACGGAAAGATCGTAATGATCGGCCCTACCGCAACTGCAATCGAAGATTTACGGATTACGCCTTTTGACAAGGTTTTTCCCGGAGTGGAATCCCACGCAACGGTTATTGATAACATAATACACCAGCGTTTTCTTAAGGATCCTCCGGTTCCAAATATCCTTATCGATTTTATCAGTATAGTTCTTATAGGAACCGTTTTATTTGTTACCGTCCCAAGGCTTGGGGCTGTCACAGGGGGAGGTTTAGCTCTTGCTATTGCGGTAATATCCCTTCTTGCGCATTATATCCTCTTTACTAGATATAACACGGTTTTTCATACGGTTCCGCCTCTTCTCGAAACTGGCCTCGCATACGCCTCCCTGGCAATCTACCGATTCATCATGGAAGAAAAGGAGAAGCGGTATATTCAGGGCGCATTTGGACAATACCTCTCTCCAGTCGTTATTGATCAGCTTATAAAAGATCCGGCAGCTCTTCAGCTTGGCGGGCAAAGAAAGGAGCTTACAGCCTTTTTCTCGGACGTTGCCGGATTTTCTACAATATCGGAAAAACTTTCCCCAGAGGAGCTTGTATTGCTCCTGAATGACTACCTGACGGCAATGACTGACATCATTCTCAAATACGATGGGGTTGTGGACAAGTTCGAGGGGGACGCCATAATCGCATTCTACGGGGCTCCTCTTGATTTCGAGGACCATGCGGAACGGTGTTGCCTTACTGCGATCGAGATGCAGGAAAAACTGGCTCTGATGAGGGAAGATTGGGCCAAGGAGGGAAAAGCACAGCTAAGAATGAGGATCGGAATAAATACCGGAAGCATGGTCGTAGGCAACATGGGCTCCAGGACAAGGATGGATTATACGATGATGGGTGACGCTGTAAACCTCGCCGCAAGGCTTGAAGGAGCCAATAAACCTTACGGCACAGAACTGATGGTAAGCCACTATACCCATAACATCTGTGGCCACCTCTTCGATTCGAGGGAAATTGACAGGTTGCGTGTCGTTGGAAAACAGGAAATAATAACGGTATACGAGCTTATTTGTCTCAAGGGAAAAATTGATCCTAAAAAACAGAATGTAATAACTTTGTATAATGACGGCCTTGGTCATTACAAGGAGAGAGAATGGAAGAAGGCCGTAGACAAGTTTTCCGAAATCCTTGAATTTGACGTAAATGATGGCCCTGCAATGACTTATTTGGAACGTGCGCTTGATTTCCAGTTAAAGGAACCTCCGAAGGACTGGGATGGCGTATTCATCCTGACATCAAAATGA